The Pseudoliparis swirei isolate HS2019 ecotype Mariana Trench chromosome 1, NWPU_hadal_v1, whole genome shotgun sequence genome has a window encoding:
- the LOC130190086 gene encoding zinc finger protein 599-like, producing the protein MSKVQMLRCFVNQRLTAAAQEICGLFERTIAEYEEELCSSQEENERHRKRLHAFLKPEVRKQRADEQLLVVKDEQQDWDSSLDQEDPEPPHIEDQEDPEPPHIKEEEEELWTSQAGEQLQGLEEAGIMFSFTTVSVKSEDDDEEEATFSQLYGRQTEENREAEHLKTGGDGEDLGRSEPETDDSRDWEETQDPQSALNRLRTRDGAEGDVMCIGSASCAGSFDHKRLLKKRSRIQTRVKPFHCSVCGKRFVFHSALKKHVIVHTGEKPFGCSICSKTFSREQHLKRHLTVHTGEKPFSCLMCSKTFAQKGDLTRHLTVHTRLKPFCCSICGQTFSRKGNLTKHMKLHARQELLGCK; encoded by the exons ATGTCTAAAGTCCAAATGCTGAGATGTTTCGTCAACcagcgactcactgcggctgcgcaggagatATGTGGGCTGTTTGAAAGAACGATAgcagagtacgaggaggaacttTGTAGTTCTCAAGAGGAGAACGAGCGACACCGGAAACGACTGCACGCCTTTCTAAAACCGGAAGTCCGGAAACAACGAGCAG AcgagcagctgttggtggtgaAAGACGAGCAACAGGACTGGgactccagtctggaccaggaggacccagagcccccccacattgaggaccaggaggacccagagcccccccacattaaagaggaagaggaggaactgTGGACCAGTCAGGCGGGAGAGCAGCTCCAaggtctggaggaggctggCATCATGTTCTCATTCACGACTGTctctgtgaagagtgaagatgatgatgaagaggaagctaCATTCTCTCAGCTTTATGGAAGACAAActgaggagaacagagaggcGGAGCATTTGAAAACAGGAGGTGACGGAGAGGACTTGGGGAGATCAGAACCAGAGACTGATGACAGTAGAGATTGGGAGGAGACTCAGGATCCTCAGTCGGCTTTAAATCGTCTGCGAACCAGAGACGGAGCTGAAGGCGACGTGATGTGTATCGGCTCGGCTTCATGTGCGGGAAGCTTTGACCACAAGAGACTTCTGAAGAAACGATCTCGGATCCAAACGAGAGTGAAACCGTTCCACTGCTCGGTTTGTGGCAAACGGTTTGTATTCCACAGCGCGCTTAAAAAACACGTCATTGtccacacgggagagaaacccTTCGGCTGTTCAATTTGTAGCAAAACATTCTCGCGAGAGCAACATCTGAAACGCCACTTAACTGTCCACACGGGggagaaaccgttcagctgtCTCATGTGTAGTAAAACGTTTGCCCAGAAGGGGGATCTGACCCGACACCTCACCGTCCACACGAGGCTGAAACCTTTCTGTTGTTCCATTTGTGGCCAAACATTTTCACGGAAAGGAAACCTGACGAAGCACATGAAGCTCCACGCAAGGCAGGAGCTACTTGGttgcaaataa